A region from the Nesterenkonia lacusekhoensis genome encodes:
- a CDS encoding class I SAM-dependent methyltransferase — translation MPSHIPPGRTPDVTHSDLTEIIDFSQVRAWPRRREAPGCDAADLLLLDTAAAWFAAGHSTEDLVVLDDRWGALTLALSAFAPGQVRTASDGVIAEKALEANARALGVAAPAPGQIDAELFRGARMVVLPLPRSQDALEDWAWMIAEYAAADVVLLAGGRDKHMSRSMNAVLQRHFDDVVPGRGRSKARVLTARSPRRGLPAPFPRRARREAGLEAPIELVSLGAAYGGTKLDHGTRFLLEVLAQQPDFPAVSDQHGSDQRLPQRAVDLGCGNGTISVWTALRHPQLSVLAADQSASAVVSTELTARANGVADRVSTLRDDALSSLPDASEDLILLNPPFHQGNAVDTSVAHRLISDSARVLRPGGVLCTVWNSHLKYRPWLERRVGATEQLAKNPTFTVTRSVRRSS, via the coding sequence ATGCCTTCCCATATCCCGCCCGGGCGGACTCCTGATGTCACGCACTCAGACCTGACCGAGATCATCGACTTCTCCCAGGTCAGAGCCTGGCCTCGCCGACGGGAGGCCCCCGGGTGCGACGCCGCGGATCTGCTGCTGCTCGATACCGCCGCGGCCTGGTTCGCTGCAGGGCACAGTACGGAGGACCTGGTCGTGCTCGATGACCGATGGGGTGCTCTGACCCTGGCTCTCTCGGCCTTCGCCCCGGGGCAGGTCCGCACTGCGAGCGACGGTGTCATCGCAGAGAAGGCGTTGGAAGCCAATGCACGGGCACTGGGGGTGGCAGCCCCGGCCCCCGGCCAGATCGACGCCGAGCTGTTCCGCGGCGCGCGGATGGTCGTGCTCCCGCTGCCGCGCTCTCAGGACGCCCTCGAGGACTGGGCGTGGATGATCGCAGAATACGCCGCCGCTGATGTCGTGCTGCTCGCCGGCGGACGCGATAAGCACATGAGTCGCTCGATGAACGCCGTGCTGCAGCGGCACTTCGACGACGTGGTGCCCGGACGGGGCCGCTCCAAGGCCCGTGTCCTCACCGCGCGGTCGCCGCGGCGCGGACTGCCCGCCCCGTTCCCCCGTCGCGCCCGCCGTGAGGCCGGCCTGGAGGCCCCGATCGAGCTGGTCAGTCTGGGGGCCGCCTATGGTGGAACCAAGTTGGATCACGGCACCCGGTTCCTCCTGGAGGTGCTCGCACAGCAGCCGGACTTCCCCGCAGTCAGCGACCAGCACGGCAGCGATCAGCGACTCCCGCAGCGTGCAGTGGATCTGGGGTGCGGCAATGGGACGATCAGCGTCTGGACTGCGCTGCGCCACCCGCAGCTGAGCGTATTGGCGGCGGATCAGTCCGCCTCAGCTGTGGTCTCCACGGAGCTGACGGCACGGGCCAACGGGGTGGCCGACCGCGTGAGCACCCTGCGTGATGACGCCCTGAGCAGCCTGCCGGATGCCTCCGAGGATCTCATCCTGCTCAATCCGCCCTTCCACCAGGGCAATGCCGTGGACACTTCTGTGGCGCATCGTCTGATCAGCGACTCTGCCCGTGTTCTGCGCCCTGGAGGCGTGCTCTGCACCGTGTGGAACTCGCACCTGAAGTATCGGCCCTGGCTGGAGCGTCGGGTCGGGGCCACCGAGCAGCTGGCCAAGAACCCCACCTTCACGGTGACCCGCTCGGTGCGCCGCAGCAGCTGA
- the rpsA gene encoding 30S ribosomal protein S1, whose product MTTTTTAPQVAINDIGTSEEFLAAVDETMKYFNDGDLVEGTIVKVDRDEVLLDIGYKTEGVIPSRELSIKHDVDPDEVVAVGDQVEALVLTKEDKEGRLILSKKRAQYERAWGDIERIKDEDGVVSGTVIEVVKGGLILDIGLRGFLPASLVEMRRVRDLAPYIGQEIEAKIIELDKNRNNVVLSRRAWLEQTQSEVRSSFLNKLERGQVRTGTVSSIVNFGAFVDLGGVDGLVHVSELSWKHIDHPNEVVEVGQEVTVEVLEVDMDRERVSLSLKATQEDPWQTFARTHALGQIVPGKVTKLVPFGAFVRVEDGIEGLVHISELAIRHVDLAEQVVSVNDEVFVKVIDIDLERRRISLSLKQANEGVDPEGEEFDPALYGMDAEYDEEGNYKYPEGFDPETNEWMEGFEEARAAWEAQYAAAQERWEAHKKQVAASLAADAEAAAEATVGASSSSTRKAEPAPSNYSSSQQAPVEDAGTLASDEALAALREKLTGN is encoded by the coding sequence ATGACCACCACTACCACCGCCCCGCAGGTCGCCATCAACGACATCGGCACCTCCGAAGAGTTTCTCGCCGCCGTCGACGAGACCATGAAGTACTTCAACGACGGCGACCTCGTTGAGGGCACGATCGTCAAGGTCGACCGCGACGAGGTTCTCCTCGACATCGGGTACAAGACCGAAGGCGTCATCCCGTCGCGCGAGCTGTCCATCAAGCACGATGTTGATCCGGACGAGGTCGTCGCCGTCGGTGATCAGGTGGAGGCTCTGGTCCTCACCAAGGAGGACAAGGAAGGCCGCCTCATCCTCTCCAAGAAGCGCGCTCAGTACGAGCGTGCCTGGGGCGACATCGAGCGCATCAAGGACGAGGACGGCGTCGTCTCCGGCACCGTCATCGAGGTCGTCAAGGGCGGCCTCATCCTCGACATCGGGCTGCGCGGCTTCCTGCCCGCCTCCCTGGTCGAGATGCGCCGCGTCCGCGACCTGGCTCCCTACATCGGCCAGGAGATCGAGGCCAAGATCATCGAGCTGGACAAGAACCGCAACAACGTGGTCCTGTCCCGCCGCGCATGGCTGGAGCAGACCCAGTCCGAGGTCCGCTCCTCCTTCCTCAACAAGCTGGAGCGCGGCCAGGTCCGCACCGGCACCGTCTCCTCGATCGTCAACTTCGGCGCCTTCGTGGATCTGGGCGGCGTCGACGGCCTGGTGCACGTCTCCGAGCTGTCCTGGAAGCACATCGACCACCCGAACGAGGTCGTCGAGGTGGGCCAGGAGGTCACCGTCGAGGTCCTCGAGGTGGACATGGACCGCGAGCGTGTCTCCCTGTCCCTGAAGGCCACCCAGGAAGACCCGTGGCAGACCTTCGCCCGCACCCACGCACTGGGCCAGATCGTGCCCGGCAAGGTCACCAAGCTGGTGCCCTTCGGTGCGTTCGTGCGCGTCGAGGACGGCATCGAGGGCCTGGTGCACATCTCCGAGCTGGCCATCCGCCACGTGGACCTGGCTGAGCAGGTCGTCTCCGTCAACGACGAGGTCTTCGTCAAGGTCATCGACATCGACCTGGAGCGTCGTCGGATCAGCCTGTCCCTGAAGCAGGCCAACGAGGGCGTGGACCCCGAGGGCGAGGAGTTCGACCCCGCGCTGTACGGCATGGATGCCGAGTACGACGAAGAGGGCAACTACAAGTACCCCGAGGGCTTCGACCCGGAGACCAACGAGTGGATGGAAGGCTTCGAGGAGGCCCGCGCCGCATGGGAGGCTCAGTACGCAGCCGCTCAGGAGCGCTGGGAGGCTCACAAGAAGCAGGTCGCCGCTTCGCTGGCCGCCGACGCCGAGGCAGCGGCCGAGGCCACTGTGGGCGCAAGCAGCTCCAGCACCCGTAAGGCTGAGCCGGCACCGTCCAACTACTCCTCCTCCCAGCAGGCACCTGTTGAGGATGCAGGAACCCTGGCCTCCGACGAGGCCCTGGCAGCTCTCCGCGAGAAGCTGACCGGAAACTGA